In a genomic window of Streptomyces katrae:
- a CDS encoding CPBP family intramembrane glutamic endopeptidase translates to MISFVGAWLTMVPLWLDGLRRTSAAQETPPLAALCMILMMLVPALTAFGLTAHRQGAREAVRVLGLLRSTPWRHELRCVAGALTVPLGLTAVGLAVSTLAGWYVPAHLPGPGTVALLVLSALVSLPLYFGEELGWQGYMLPRLVQRGRIRGLLLGGAIWGAWHVPMTALGGSYPGHPVVLGIPAAVVTATLLGTVIAAVRLATGSVWAAVAAHVSLNEFALPLTRHVAGALVDPLLAGPLSIATWPASTLAVVGVWLAYRRHGGPGTAADGVVAGASRHTSP, encoded by the coding sequence GTGATCAGCTTCGTCGGCGCGTGGCTGACCATGGTCCCCCTGTGGCTCGACGGCCTGCGCCGGACGAGCGCCGCGCAGGAGACGCCGCCGCTCGCGGCGTTGTGCATGATCCTGATGATGCTGGTGCCGGCCCTGACCGCCTTCGGCCTCACGGCGCACCGGCAGGGGGCGCGCGAGGCCGTGCGCGTCCTCGGCCTCCTGCGGTCCACACCATGGCGGCACGAACTGCGCTGCGTGGCAGGGGCGCTCACGGTCCCGCTCGGCCTCACCGCCGTCGGCCTGGCCGTCTCCACCCTCGCTGGCTGGTACGTCCCCGCGCACCTGCCCGGGCCCGGCACGGTCGCGCTGCTCGTGCTGAGCGCGCTGGTGTCCCTACCGCTGTACTTCGGGGAGGAACTCGGCTGGCAGGGCTACATGCTGCCCAGGCTGGTGCAGCGCGGCAGAATCCGCGGCCTGCTGCTCGGCGGGGCGATCTGGGGGGCGTGGCACGTCCCGATGACGGCGCTCGGCGGGAGCTATCCCGGCCATCCGGTGGTGCTGGGGATACCGGCCGCTGTGGTGACCGCGACGCTGCTCGGAACGGTGATCGCGGCCGTCCGGCTGGCGACCGGGTCGGTGTGGGCGGCCGTGGCGGCGCACGTGTCGCTCAACGAGTTCGCGCTGCCCCTGACCCGCCACGTCGCGGGCGCGCTCGTCGACCCGCTGCTCGCGGGGCCGCTGAGCATCGCGACCTGGCCGGCGAGCACCCTCGCGGTGGTGGGCGTCTGGCTGGCGTACCGACGCCACGGCGGACCCGGCACGGCGGCCGACGGCGTGGTGGCCGGCGCGTCCAGGCATACCTCGCCGTAG
- a CDS encoding oxygenase MpaB family protein: protein MRRQERSGAATASRSPGSTPPNTTGAACVFSVQVLEAMRNLGLDVSKDDAHGFMCAWHHVNHYLGTPEKWLLPKDADEIDRLWKQERDREWKKTDDGVFMTTQAVKCYKSSRPSPAGMRTPSGRSIGRLRVPARAPITCQGPEGRAACGTVPAPTTARCVRAATLARPV, encoded by the coding sequence CTGAGGCGGCAGGAACGTTCCGGCGCGGCAACGGCGAGCCGGTCTCCCGGAAGTACACCACCGAACACCACCGGCGCCGCGTGCGTCTTCAGCGTGCAGGTCCTGGAGGCCATGCGGAACCTCGGCCTGGACGTCTCCAAGGACGACGCCCACGGCTTCATGTGTGCCTGGCACCACGTCAACCACTACCTCGGCACGCCGGAGAAGTGGCTGCTGCCCAAGGACGCCGACGAGATCGACCGCCTGTGGAAGCAGGAACGCGACAGGGAGTGGAAGAAGACCGACGACGGCGTCTTCATGACCACCCAGGCCGTCAAGTGCTACAAGAGTTCGCGGCCATCTCCGGCGGGGATGAGAACACCGTCCGGGAGGAGCATCGGGCGGCTGCGGGTTCCGGCCCGCGCTCCGATCACCTGTCAGGGTCCCGAGGGCCGGGCCGCCTGCGGGACAGTCCCGGCACCGACCACGGCGCGGTGCGTGCGGGCAGCCACCCTGGCCCGGCCCGTGTGA
- a CDS encoding sensor histidine kinase, translating into MDLSTTRTYVSRSARAAGYCAIAAAHGLALVVLIPVLVYSAVLCLVGVGLLVLPLELRLLRRLADAERSRLGRWAATPTTPAGPHTRSTLRAVLSDPATGRDLRWAPCMAVAGTLLGLIGAVLFLFPAAVLVLVGLWWVFPADEPIKVMMNIPIDGWGSALRIGVPQFVLSVLLALTGPPLIARLAAASSRRLLAPSAAAVLAERVAALNRTRTGAITAHGDELRRIERDLHDGTQARLVSLAMQLGLAERTLGSDPEAVGPLLTRAREGAEEAMAELRDFLRSIYPPVLADRGLAGALSAVVARCPVPAAAHLGELGEVPAQVEVAVYFAVTEALTNAAKHSHARSASVTLARAGDTLRAEITDDGRGGAAEGHGTGLRGMRRRVEAVDGVLRVQSPPGGPTVITVECPCAS; encoded by the coding sequence ATGGATCTATCGACAACCCGTACGTACGTGTCGCGTTCGGCCCGTGCCGCCGGGTACTGCGCGATCGCGGCCGCCCACGGACTGGCCCTGGTCGTGCTGATACCCGTACTGGTGTACTCGGCCGTGCTCTGCCTCGTCGGCGTGGGCCTGCTCGTCCTGCCGCTCGAACTCCGGCTGCTGCGCCGGCTCGCCGACGCCGAGCGCAGTCGGCTGGGCCGCTGGGCGGCGACCCCCACCACGCCGGCCGGACCGCACACCCGAAGCACTCTGAGGGCAGTGCTGTCGGACCCGGCGACCGGCCGCGACCTGCGCTGGGCACCCTGCATGGCGGTCGCCGGAACCCTGCTCGGGCTCATCGGCGCGGTGCTCTTCCTGTTCCCGGCGGCCGTGCTCGTCCTCGTCGGACTGTGGTGGGTGTTCCCTGCGGACGAGCCGATCAAGGTGATGATGAACATCCCGATCGACGGATGGGGATCCGCATTGCGCATCGGCGTGCCCCAGTTCGTGCTGAGCGTGCTGCTCGCCCTGACCGGCCCGCCCCTGATCGCCAGGCTGGCAGCGGCATCGAGCCGGCGGCTGCTGGCCCCCTCGGCCGCCGCGGTCCTCGCCGAACGTGTGGCGGCCCTGAACCGTACGCGCACCGGGGCGATCACTGCGCACGGCGACGAGCTGCGCCGCATCGAACGCGACCTGCACGACGGAACCCAGGCCCGCCTGGTCTCCCTCGCCATGCAGCTCGGCCTCGCCGAACGGACCCTCGGCTCCGACCCCGAGGCCGTGGGACCGCTGCTGACCCGGGCGCGGGAGGGCGCCGAGGAAGCGATGGCCGAACTGCGCGACTTCCTGCGCTCCATCTACCCTCCGGTCCTCGCCGACCGGGGCCTGGCCGGTGCGCTCTCGGCGGTCGTCGCCCGCTGCCCGGTACCCGCCGCCGCCCACCTCGGCGAACTGGGCGAGGTACCGGCGCAGGTCGAGGTCGCCGTCTACTTCGCCGTGACCGAGGCGCTCACCAACGCGGCCAAGCACAGCCACGCACGCTCCGCGTCGGTCACCCTGGCCAGGGCCGGCGACACGCTGCGCGCGGAGATCACCGACGACGGCCGCGGCGGGGCCGCCGAGGGCCACGGCACCGGGCTGCGGGGCATGCGCCGGCGCGTCGAGGCCGTCGACGGCGTGCTGCGGGTGCAGAGCCCGCCCGGCGGCCCCACCGTCATCACCGTGGAGTGCCCGTGCGCATCCTGA